A genomic region of Vitreoscilla filiformis contains the following coding sequences:
- a CDS encoding DNA adenine methylase: protein MNQTTTKPASLAADGPKRAVLRYFGGKWAIAPWVLRHLPPHRIYVEPFGGAASVLMRKTRSEIEVYNDLDSEIVSLFRVIQDPMQCAALMRKLRRTPYARAEFDQAFMSSTDPVVTAQRTIIRAYLSFHHASVFDPRKRSFADARHRTGSGRGKAGEWVTYPRSLVAVRRRLQGVVIECRDALAVIKAQDTPQTLHFVDPPYVPSTRSDTGYRHELTTQQHVELLEVLLGCKGMVVLAGYPSALYDEMLVGWRRVERAHFAVGVLRQPRTEVLWISPRAADALP, encoded by the coding sequence GTGAACCAGACGACAACCAAACCGGCCAGCTTGGCCGCTGATGGCCCCAAGCGGGCGGTGCTGCGCTACTTTGGAGGCAAGTGGGCGATTGCCCCGTGGGTGCTTCGGCACCTTCCACCCCACCGCATTTACGTCGAGCCGTTTGGTGGCGCGGCCAGCGTGCTGATGCGCAAGACCCGCAGCGAGATTGAGGTCTACAACGACCTCGACAGTGAGATCGTGTCGCTGTTCCGCGTCATCCAAGACCCGATGCAATGCGCAGCGCTGATGCGCAAGCTGCGCCGCACACCCTACGCCCGCGCCGAGTTTGACCAGGCGTTCATGTCGTCTACCGATCCGGTGGTGACGGCTCAGCGCACGATCATTCGCGCCTATTTGTCGTTTCACCACGCATCGGTGTTCGATCCGCGCAAGCGGTCGTTTGCCGACGCGCGGCACCGCACGGGGTCAGGCAGGGGCAAGGCCGGCGAATGGGTCACGTACCCGCGCAGCTTGGTGGCTGTCCGGCGTCGGCTGCAAGGCGTGGTGATCGAGTGCCGTGATGCGCTGGCCGTGATCAAAGCCCAGGACACGCCCCAGACGCTGCATTTCGTCGATCCCCCCTACGTCCCCTCCACTCGATCCGACACAGGCTACCGGCATGAGCTGACCACGCAACAGCATGTCGAGCTGCTGGAGGTGCTACTGGGCTGCAAGGGGATGGTGGTGCTGGCCGGATACCCGTCCGCGCTGTACGACGAGATGCTGGTGGGGTGGCGGCGGGTGGAGCGGGCGCATTTTGCTGTGGGAGTTTTGCGACAACCACGCACCGAGGTGCTGTGGATTTCCCCGCGTGCGGCGGATGCGCTGCCGTAG
- a CDS encoding Com family DNA-binding transcriptional regulator, translating into MNEEIRCGCNKLLARARFIGRVQIKCPRCGTMCDVTRDTIPQSPDRHRATHQRGRLCEPDDNQTGQLGR; encoded by the coding sequence ATGAATGAGGAAATCAGGTGCGGCTGTAACAAGCTGCTGGCGCGTGCACGGTTTATCGGCCGAGTGCAAATCAAATGCCCGCGATGCGGCACCATGTGCGACGTGACCAGGGACACGATCCCGCAATCCCCCGATCGCCACAGAGCGACTCATCAACGAGGACGGCTCTGTGAACCAGACGACAACCAAACCGGCCAGCTTGGCCGCTGA
- the sugE gene encoding quaternary ammonium compound efflux SMR transporter SugE has protein sequence MAWVLLIVAGLLEVAWAIGLKYTEGFTRLWPSVFTLAAMAGSVVLLGMAMKSLPIGTSYAIWVGVGAVGTALLGMVLFGESAHWGRLLSLGLIVAGIVGLKLATPT, from the coding sequence GTGGCATGGGTGTTATTGATCGTGGCGGGGTTGTTGGAAGTGGCGTGGGCCATCGGTTTGAAATACACCGAGGGTTTCACGCGGCTGTGGCCCAGTGTGTTCACCCTGGCGGCGATGGCTGGCAGCGTGGTGTTGCTCGGCATGGCGATGAAGTCGCTGCCCATCGGCACGTCATACGCCATCTGGGTGGGCGTGGGGGCCGTGGGCACGGCTTTGCTTGGCATGGTGCTGTTCGGCGAGTCGGCTCACTGGGGGCGTTTGCTCAGCCTGGGGTTGATCGTCGCCGGGATCGTCGGTCTCAAACTGGCAACGCCGACTTAG
- a CDS encoding FABP family protein, producing the protein MSHLPADLYTEPHPIDVHTLAQLGPLRRMAGVWEGQRGLDVKPKADGPRQQAYVERISLQPIDPVTNGPQLLYGLRYHTHITKPGQVKTYHEQVGYWLWEPATGTVMHTLSIPRGVVAMAAGTASPDADTFELHATQGLDTWGVCSAPFLDQAFKTEAFHITVRFHADGTWSYEEDTVLRIAGQAEPFHHVDRNCLSRVAAPTPNPLACPV; encoded by the coding sequence ATGAGCCACCTGCCTGCCGATCTCTACACAGAACCCCACCCCATCGACGTTCACACCTTGGCCCAACTCGGCCCGCTGCGCCGCATGGCGGGGGTGTGGGAAGGCCAGCGCGGGCTGGATGTCAAACCCAAGGCCGACGGCCCCCGGCAACAAGCCTACGTCGAGCGCATCAGCCTGCAACCCATCGACCCGGTGACCAACGGCCCGCAACTGCTTTACGGCCTGCGTTACCACACCCACATCACCAAACCGGGGCAGGTGAAAACCTACCACGAGCAAGTCGGCTACTGGCTGTGGGAGCCGGCCACGGGCACGGTGATGCACACCTTGAGCATCCCGCGTGGGGTTGTTGCCATGGCGGCGGGCACCGCGTCGCCCGATGCGGACACCTTCGAACTGCACGCCACCCAGGGCCTCGACACCTGGGGCGTGTGCTCGGCGCCCTTCCTCGACCAAGCGTTCAAAACCGAAGCGTTCCACATCACCGTGCGGTTCCATGCGGATGGCACGTGGTCTTATGAGGAGGACACCGTGCTGCGCATCGCTGGCCAAGCGGAACCCTTCCACCATGTGGATCGCAACTGCCTGAGCCGCGTGGCTGCGCCGACGCCCAATCCTTTGGCCTGTCCAGTGTGA
- a CDS encoding sensor histidine kinase family protein: MLKRAPWNLKRRVAGLMLALVALFALLQAGLAVLTVHEQEDELVDQITQAEAQRLARYLAEHGLHVLARPGGLLLADHFSAWWQGPQGPALPEPVPLHLQTLSDGPHHDVLPGHELHAVVLPVLGGRLYVQYDAEVNEAKVYDYTGWALGLALLMIALATPLARHLASAVVSPIERVTQQLDRWAPVHLGGAPCGDGGAEDEEHRLRAAFDRVQARLEQTLARERVVLADIRHELREAARDKSSPPRAINNRPE; the protein is encoded by the coding sequence GTGTTGAAGCGGGCGCCATGGAATCTCAAACGGCGCGTGGCGGGGTTGATGCTGGCCCTGGTGGCGCTGTTCGCCCTGCTGCAAGCCGGGCTGGCGGTGCTGACGGTGCATGAGCAGGAAGACGAGCTGGTCGATCAAATCACCCAGGCCGAGGCCCAGCGACTGGCACGGTACTTGGCGGAACATGGCCTGCACGTTTTGGCTCGCCCGGGTGGGTTGTTGCTGGCAGATCATTTCAGTGCCTGGTGGCAGGGGCCGCAGGGGCCTGCCTTGCCGGAGCCGGTGCCGCTTCATTTGCAAACCCTGAGTGACGGCCCCCATCATGACGTGCTGCCCGGCCACGAACTGCACGCCGTGGTGTTACCGGTGCTGGGTGGGCGCTTGTATGTGCAGTACGACGCCGAAGTCAATGAAGCCAAGGTCTATGACTACACCGGGTGGGCGCTGGGGCTGGCCTTGCTCATGATCGCTTTGGCCACACCGTTGGCGCGGCATTTGGCCAGTGCCGTGGTGTCGCCGATCGAGCGGGTGACCCAGCAACTCGATCGATGGGCACCTGTCCATCTGGGGGGGGCACCGTGCGGCGATGGCGGTGCCGAGGATGAGGAGCACCGGTTGCGGGCGGCGTTCGATCGCGTCCAAGCGCGGCTGGAGCAGACTTTGGCCCGCGAGCGGGTGGTGTTGGCCGACATTCGCCATGAACTGCGTGAAGCCGCGCGCGATAAATCCAGCCCACCGCGCGCGATAAATAACAGGCCAGAGTAG
- a CDS encoding response regulator transcription factor → MLSSVDPSAGPPARVLVVEDEPTVAANLLDYLAALGHPTDIAWNGHDALAQLARRPPDVLVLDLGLPGLDGLTVLQRLRHALGLSLPVLVLTARDGLSSKEACFAAGADDYVLKPFALSEVAWRVAALHRRACGAWGSGPWRVGAVVLDRRTRSVSVRGQPVHLPPRALRLLERLMRDPGRVVGRAELEALLWPDDPPDSDALRSQVYLLRRALAQAGCDVLETVPGQGWFLRVEPEVRVC, encoded by the coding sequence ATGCTGAGTTCTGTTGATCCGTCCGCCGGCCCGCCGGCCCGTGTGTTGGTGGTGGAAGATGAACCCACGGTGGCCGCCAACCTGCTCGATTACTTGGCCGCCCTGGGTCATCCCACCGACATCGCTTGGAATGGCCACGATGCTTTGGCGCAGCTCGCCCGTCGCCCGCCCGATGTGCTGGTGCTGGATCTGGGCTTGCCCGGCCTGGATGGTTTGACGGTGCTGCAACGCCTGCGCCACGCGCTGGGGTTGAGCCTACCCGTGCTGGTGCTCACCGCCCGCGATGGTCTCAGCAGCAAAGAAGCGTGTTTTGCGGCCGGGGCGGACGATTACGTACTCAAGCCCTTTGCCCTGTCCGAAGTGGCGTGGCGCGTGGCGGCCTTGCATCGGCGGGCGTGTGGCGCTTGGGGGAGTGGGCCTTGGCGCGTTGGGGCGGTGGTGCTGGATCGGCGCACGCGCAGCGTCAGCGTGCGGGGGCAGCCGGTGCATTTGCCGCCACGCGCCTTGCGCTTGTTGGAGCGGTTGATGCGCGATCCGGGTCGGGTGGTCGGTCGGGCCGAGCTGGAGGCGCTGCTGTGGCCGGACGATCCGCCCGATTCCGACGCGCTGCGCAGCCAGGTCTACCTGCTGCGCCGGGCCTTGGCCCAAGCCGGCTGCGATGTGCTGGAAACCGTGCCCGGCCAAGGCTGGTTTTTGCGTGTGGAACCGGAGGTTCGGGTGTGTTGA
- a CDS encoding peptidoglycan-binding domain-containing protein codes for MAFVLKVGSTGDEVKALQNQLVDAGLLPKTDRKGRPNADGVFGLRTRDAVMQFQRTHDLTPDGIVGNQTREALKLPTQAVTFDTAPAPAVPEHIFSPAQLQRIAEIIDALIPTGPLDPFDDAAIAWLVVKIDHAIAGLIPPSILKFIHDATQGIEQRDIRTLKGRITQSLATRVHLPLLSEETEQDVIGFFVDLLVESLQIGRTVDDALENLKIRRNLVF; via the coding sequence ATGGCGTTTGTGCTGAAAGTCGGTTCGACGGGCGATGAGGTCAAGGCGCTGCAAAACCAACTCGTCGATGCCGGGCTGCTGCCCAAGACCGACCGCAAAGGCCGCCCGAACGCCGACGGGGTGTTTGGGCTGCGCACCCGCGATGCGGTGATGCAATTCCAGCGCACCCACGATCTGACGCCCGATGGCATCGTCGGCAATCAGACCCGCGAAGCGCTCAAGCTGCCCACGCAGGCCGTGACGTTCGACACCGCCCCCGCGCCTGCTGTGCCGGAACACATCTTCAGCCCGGCGCAATTGCAGCGCATCGCTGAAATCATCGATGCGCTCATCCCCACCGGCCCGCTCGATCCGTTTGACGATGCTGCGATTGCTTGGCTGGTGGTCAAGATCGACCACGCGATTGCGGGGTTGATCCCGCCCTCCATTTTGAAATTCATCCACGATGCCACCCAAGGCATCGAACAGCGTGACATCCGCACCCTCAAGGGCCGCATCACGCAGAGTTTGGCCACCCGCGTTCACCTGCCACTGCTGAGCGAAGAAACCGAGCAAGACGTGATCGGCTTTTTCGTGGACTTGCTGGTCGAATCCCTCCAAATTGGCCGCACGGTGGACGATGCGCTGGAGAACCTGAAAATCCGCCGCAACCTCGTCTTCTGA
- a CDS encoding DEAD/DEAH box helicase family protein: MSPSRRRSPAQPDALPLAQALTALTQRLSEGLAEGHAELLELVTPTTAELLHHWFGAEAVAARGNLNFHTGQRQALLNTVVAHEVLGAPSLPALYGRLELPAPLDLRPTHPKYCLKMATGTGKTWVLQALLVWQLLNKTDALTDGRDDPRFTRRFLVVAPGLIVYERLLDAFCGKRLPGSPTGARDFASADLARYAELFLPEARREAALAFVRHNVCRKEEIGLKTTGNGVLALCNWHALAEGEDSAPEDDTHAPEAPAHEVAQAVLPVAPGRATGNSLEVLDRRYARGNVLEHLASLPDLLVFNDEAHHIHELRREGEATEVEWQKSLTRIAAGKGRRFVQIDFSATPYNDVGSGKHKRKVFFSHIVTDFDLKSAMRAGLVKSLVLDRRQEVGALPLTFKAERDDDGNPCLSSGQRTMLRAGLHKLRKLEADFARVETERRPKMLVVCEDTRVTPLVGQFLTVEGGLRDDEVMSVDSGKKAELGEKEWAQVRERLFDVDRRAAPRVIVSVLMLREGFDVNNICVIVPLRASAAQILLEQTIGRGLRLMWREPEYDELKRENRERIAQGQEPGNLLDILSVIEHPAFQSFYDDLMDDGLAGVSSDDSDATASTGDLMPVGLRPGFEAFDFAIPFIVQEADEHLHHAPLDIQTLPPFAGRTLAELQTLLGKGDRFISQDLQSGTLFGDYRVDGEVMSVSGYNDYLARLTRRIGQALGQPLPKGNKVASRVALPYLQLHTAELTGWLDDYIWQRLFATEFNPLADENWRVLLLQPVLDHLTKVFALALAEAVRAEPVGQTDVRERRLSEVTRLLVRESASVAVSKCIYSRLPYPTHSGGLERRFIHWAQADAAVLAFCKLSETRHTFARLRYVREDGMGAFYSPDFLVRTAQAIYWVETKAQQQLRHPDVVRKQAAALAWCERVNALPPEMRSELPWHYVLLGEDTAQAGQAQGGRLAQVLEAERLRPRPQAEHQGALW; this comes from the coding sequence CTCAACACCGTGGTGGCGCATGAAGTGCTGGGCGCCCCCTCCCTGCCCGCGTTGTATGGCCGGCTGGAGCTGCCTGCCCCGCTCGACCTGCGCCCCACTCACCCCAAGTACTGCCTGAAGATGGCCACCGGCACCGGCAAAACCTGGGTGCTGCAAGCCCTGCTGGTGTGGCAACTGCTCAACAAAACCGACGCCCTGACCGATGGGCGCGATGACCCGCGTTTCACGCGGCGGTTCCTCGTCGTGGCGCCGGGGCTGATCGTGTACGAACGCCTGCTGGATGCCTTTTGCGGCAAGCGCCTGCCCGGCAGCCCCACCGGGGCGCGGGACTTCGCCAGTGCCGATCTGGCACGCTACGCGGAGTTGTTCCTGCCCGAAGCGCGGCGCGAGGCGGCGCTGGCGTTTGTGCGGCACAACGTCTGCCGCAAGGAGGAAATTGGCCTCAAAACCACCGGCAACGGCGTGCTGGCCTTGTGCAACTGGCATGCGCTGGCCGAAGGGGAAGACAGCGCACCGGAAGACGACACCCACGCCCCCGAAGCTCCGGCGCATGAGGTGGCCCAGGCGGTGCTGCCCGTCGCGCCGGGCCGGGCCACGGGCAACAGCTTGGAGGTGCTGGATCGGCGTTATGCACGCGGCAACGTGCTGGAACACCTGGCCAGCTTGCCCGATCTGCTGGTGTTCAACGACGAAGCCCACCACATCCACGAACTGCGCCGCGAAGGTGAGGCCACCGAGGTCGAATGGCAGAAAAGCCTCACGCGCATCGCCGCTGGCAAGGGGCGGCGTTTTGTGCAGATCGACTTTTCAGCCACGCCTTACAACGACGTGGGCAGCGGCAAACACAAGCGCAAAGTGTTTTTCTCGCACATCGTCACGGACTTCGATTTGAAAAGCGCCATGCGCGCCGGGCTGGTGAAGTCCTTGGTGCTGGATCGGCGTCAGGAGGTGGGCGCCCTGCCGCTGACGTTCAAGGCCGAGCGCGACGACGATGGCAACCCCTGCCTGAGCAGCGGCCAGCGCACCATGCTGCGCGCCGGTTTGCACAAACTACGCAAGCTGGAGGCGGATTTCGCCCGCGTTGAAACCGAGCGGCGCCCCAAGATGCTGGTGGTGTGCGAGGACACCCGCGTCACGCCCCTGGTGGGGCAGTTCCTCACCGTGGAAGGCGGCCTGCGGGATGACGAGGTGATGAGCGTGGACTCGGGCAAGAAGGCCGAGCTGGGCGAAAAGGAATGGGCGCAGGTGCGCGAGCGGCTGTTCGATGTGGATCGGCGGGCGGCGCCTCGGGTCATCGTCAGCGTGCTGATGCTGCGCGAGGGTTTTGATGTGAACAACATCTGCGTCATCGTGCCGTTGCGGGCCAGTGCGGCGCAGATTTTGTTGGAGCAGACCATTGGCCGGGGCCTGCGCCTGATGTGGCGCGAGCCGGAATACGACGAGCTGAAACGCGAGAACCGCGAGCGCATCGCCCAGGGGCAGGAGCCGGGCAACTTGCTGGACATCCTGTCGGTGATCGAACACCCGGCTTTCCAATCCTTCTATGACGATTTGATGGACGACGGACTGGCCGGCGTTTCCTCCGACGACAGCGACGCCACCGCCAGCACCGGCGACTTGATGCCCGTCGGGCTGCGCCCCGGGTTTGAGGCGTTCGACTTCGCCATTCCCTTCATCGTCCAGGAAGCTGACGAGCATCTGCACCACGCGCCGCTGGACATCCAGACCCTGCCCCCCTTCGCCGGGCGGACGCTGGCCGAGCTGCAAACGCTGCTGGGCAAGGGGGATCGGTTCATCTCGCAGGATTTGCAAAGCGGCACCCTGTTCGGCGATTACCGCGTCGATGGCGAAGTGATGAGCGTCAGCGGCTACAACGATTACCTGGCGCGCCTGACGCGGCGCATCGGCCAAGCGCTGGGCCAGCCGCTGCCCAAGGGCAACAAGGTGGCCAGCCGCGTGGCGCTGCCGTACCTGCAACTGCACACCGCCGAGCTGACGGGCTGGCTGGACGACTACATCTGGCAACGCCTGTTCGCCACCGAGTTCAACCCGCTGGCCGATGAGAACTGGCGCGTGCTGCTGCTGCAACCGGTGTTGGATCACCTCACCAAGGTGTTTGCGCTGGCCTTGGCTGAGGCGGTGCGTGCCGAGCCGGTGGGGCAGACGGACGTACGCGAGCGGCGCCTGTCCGAAGTGACGCGCTTGCTGGTGCGGGAAAGCGCTTCGGTGGCGGTGAGCAAGTGCATCTACTCCCGGTTGCCTTACCCGACACACAGCGGTGGGTTGGAGCGGCGTTTCATCCACTGGGCGCAGGCGGATGCGGCGGTGCTGGCGTTTTGCAAACTCAGCGAAACCCGGCACACCTTCGCCCGGCTGCGTTACGTGCGTGAGGATGGCATGGGCGCGTTCTACAGCCCGGATTTTCTGGTTCGCACCGCGCAGGCGATTTACTGGGTCGAGACCAAAGCGCAGCAACAACTGCGGCACCCGGACGTTGTGCGCAAACAAGCTGCCGCGCTGGCGTGGTGTGAACGGGTGAACGCCTTGCCGCCGGAGATGCGCTCAGAATTGCCTTGGCACTACGTGCTGTTGGGGGAAGACACCGCCCAGGCTGGGCAGGCCCAGGGCGGGCGTTTGGCTCAGGTGCTGGAGGCGGAGCGCTTACGTCCTCGACCGCAGGCGGAGCATCAAGGGGCGTTGTGGTGA